A section of the Pan paniscus chromosome 7, NHGRI_mPanPan1-v2.0_pri, whole genome shotgun sequence genome encodes:
- the NKX2-6 gene encoding homeobox protein Nkx-2.6, whose protein sequence is MGGYGLVTRPWTRAHQHGPEEGAVWDAGLLSQSLGLSAGPAATRGEVQGAAPHPDLLGPAPSAFGMLLSPVTSTPFSVKDILRLERERSCPAASPHPRVRESPENFQYLRMDAEPRGSEVHNAGGGGGDRKLDGSEPPGGPCEAVLEMDAERMGEPQPGLSAASPLGGGTRVPERGVGNSGDSVRGGRSEQPKTRQRRKPRVLFSQAQVLALERRFKQQRYLSAPEREHLASALQLTSTQVKIWFQNRRYKCKRQRQDKSLELAGHPLTPRRVAVPVLVRDGKPCLGPGPGAPAFPSPYGAAVSPYSCYGGYSGAPYGAGYGTCYAGAPSGPAPHTPLASAGFGHGGQNATPQGHLAATLQGVRAW, encoded by the exons ATGGGGGGCTACGGTCTCGTCACCCGGCCCTGGACCCGGGCCCACCAGCATGGCCCAGAGGAAGGCGCTGTCTGGGACGCTGGGCTTCTGTCCCAGAGCTTGGGTCTGTCTGCGGGGCCTGCAGCGACAAGAGGGGAAGTTCAGGGTGCCGCTCCTCACCCGGACCTCCTCGGCCCCGCCCCATCCGCCTTCGGGATGCTGCTGAGCCCCGTCACCTCCACCCCCTTCTCGGTCAAGGACATCCTGCGACTAGAGCGCGAGCGGAGCTGCCCCGCGGCTTCGCCACATCCGCGGGTGCGGGAGAGCCCGGAAAACTTTCAGTACCTGAGAATGGACGCAGAGCCGCGAGGGTCAGAGGTTCACAACGCTGGTGGCGGCGGCGGTGACAGAAAGCTGGACGGTTCGGAGCCTCCTGGGGGTCCCTGTGAGGCAGTCTTGGAGATGGACGCGGAACGGATGGGGGAGCCAC AGCCCGGCCTGAGCGCGGCCTCGCCCCTCGGCGGCGGGACCAGGGTGCCAGAGCGCGGCGTTGGCAACAGCGGCGACAGCGTGCGGGGTGGCCGCTCGGAGCAGCCCAAGACGCGGCAACGACGGAAGCCGCGCGTGCTCTTTTCGCAGGCGCAGGTGCTGGCCCTGGAGCGGCGCTTCAAGCAGCAGCGGTACCTGTCAGCGCCCGAGCGCGAGCACCTGGCCAGCGCGCTGCAGCTCACGTCCACGCAGGTCAAGATCTGGTTCCAGAACCGACGCTACAAATGCAAGAGACAGCGCCAGGACAAGTCGCTGGAACTGGCCGGCCACCCTCTAACGCCACGCCGAGTGGCGGTGCCCGTCCTGGTGCGCGATGGCAAGCCCTGCCTGGGCCCCGGGCCCGGCGcacctgccttccccagcccctacGGTGCAGCAGTGTCGCCCTACTCTTGCTACGGAGGCTACAGCGGAGCACCCTACGGCGCAGGCTACGGCACCTGCTACGCGGGCGCGCCCTCGGGTCCTGCGCCACACACACCACTGGCCAGCGCGGGCTTCGGACACGGTGGCCAGAATGCCACCCCGCAGGGCCATCTGGCAGCCACGCTGCAGGGTGTCAGGGCCTGGTGA